Genomic window (Acidicapsa ligni):
TGGGTGAGATTGAAGCTGTTATCGAACGTCATCCGCGGGTACTACGTGCCGCTGTCGTGCTGAATGGTCAGGGCGCATCCCAGCGGCTTGTTGCATACGTCAAGCACAGCGAAGACTTGTCCGCAAGTGAACTACGCACATGGCTTCAGCAACGTCTGCCGGAGTACATGCTCCCTTCGGTATTCATTACGCTGTCTGAATTTCCGCTTACTCCAAATGGAAAAATTGACCGCAAAAAACTGCCTGCACCTGAACAGCCCAAGCAGCAATCAGCTTCGGCTGCTATTGCCAAAAATCAGATGGAGCGCACGTTGCTGAATGTCTGGTCTGAACTGCTGCATTCGAACTCCATCCGTGTCACGGACAACTTCTTCGACCTCGGCGGTCATTCTCTTCTTCTCATGCAGGTTCATGCTCAGCTACGTCAGCAAGTCGATCCGAATCTCGCTGTTGTAGATCTCTTTCGTTATCCGACTATCGAATCGCTCGCCGCGCATCTGGAAAAACGTCAGTAAAATCAGGGCGTCAACCCAGGTATTTGCGCTGGCATTCGCGCAAGCATTTGATAGATACGAGGCAGCCGCATTCCAAGTGTCAGTCCACGCAAAGACATGAACACTGCGAACGCGCCCCACAGCCCATTGTTGCCAAACCTTGGTGCAAGCACGAAGACAAGTCCGAGAAATCCAGCCAGCGAAAGCAACATGCTGTCACGAAGATCGCGAGCGTGGGTTGCGCCAATGAATACGCCGTCAAGCTGAAATCCCCAAACCGAAATTACAGGCAGCAGCACAGCCCACGGCAAAAATTGAAGAGCAAGCTGCCGTACCTCAGGCTGGTTCGTAAACAAAGGAATCAGTCTGCTGCCGAAGCCAAGCCATGTAAGAGAAATTACAGAGGCAACGATAAAAGCTGCTGTTGTCGACGCACGCAGCACGGCACGAAAGTGATCTATCCTGCGTGCTCCAATGGCCTCGCCCACCAAAGCTTCCGTCGCGTTGGCAAAGCCGTCCAGACCATAGGATGCGATCCAATGGAAGTTCATCAGCACTGCATTTGCCGCGAGCACTGTGTCCCCGGCGCGGGCACCGACGCGAGTAAAGGCACCATAAGCAGCGACCAGGCCGAGCGTGCGCAGCAAGATATCGCGATTAAGCGTGAACAGATGTCGCAAGCTGGGCCCATGTAAAAGCTTCTCAACCAGTTCCTGCCCGCGAAACTGCGCTTGTGCCGGTCGCAATTGGTAGCAGATAGCGAGCCCAAGCACGCATCCGGATATATCGGCAACCATTGTCGCCGTTGCAATGCCCGCCAGGCCCCATTGAAGATGCAGCACAAGAAACAATGCGACGCCTACATTCACAGCATTGATCATTGCCTGCAACAGTAGCGCAGTGCGTGCCCGCTGGCGCCCTAGTAGATAGCCCAGGATGGCGTAATTCGCCAGGGCTGCTGGCGCGGCCCATATGCGAATGCGGCAGTAGATCTGCGCATTCTGCAGGACGCCGTTGCCGGCACCAAGAACATGAAGCGAAAGCGAAATCAACGGCGCTCGCAGCGCAACGATGATTGCTCCGATAAGGAACGCAGAAACCAGCGCGCGTAGAAAATGAAGTTGCAGATGGTCATGCTGCCCAGCACCTCGCGCTTGGGCGACTAGCCCCGTAGTGCTCATACGAAGAAAAGCAAAAGTCCAGAAAACGGCATTGAAGAAGATGCCGCCCATCGCCACTCCACCCAGCGCCGCAGCACCAGGCAGATGCCCGGAAAGGATCGTGTCCACTGTCGAAAGCAGTGGTTGCGTGAGATTTGACAGGATAAGAGGAATTGCCAGTTGAAAGACGCGGCGATACCAGTAGGACATTGGGCTGATTATAACGAGAAAGGCTCTACTTAATTCCGAATCCCCTTTCGAATCCTTGTTACCTTTATGCCGTATCCGGCATCAAACCTCAAACGGCTCGCTGGACGGTATTGCAAACGGCACTGCGCCTTTATGCAGTCCTCTGCGCTCCGAGCTTGAATGTCAGACTGGCAGTATAGGAACGTTAGCGCTTGATGACGCAAATCAACATGCAGATCAACACGGACAGCAAGAATCCAGACTCTGTTCTGGAGATGATAGCCCGCATACTGGCAGGCGAAAAACAGCTCTTCCATACTTTGATTCGTCCGGTAGAGCGCGCCGTCTTCGTCATGCTGTTTATGTTGTTGCACAATGAAACCGATGCTGAAGATGCGGCTCAGGAAACCTTCATCAAGATTTACCGCAATCTGCATGCGTTTCGCGGGGACGCTAAATTCAGCACCTGGGCACTCTCCATTGCTCGCAATGAAGGTCTAGCCCTGCTTCGGAAGCGCGCTCGTCGTCCTGAGGAACCACTTGAATCTCAGCTCGACGAATCCAGTGGAGACTTCACGCCCGCGTTGCTTACAGATTGGCGCGAAGTTCCGCTTGAAGCACTGGAGCGCAAGGAACTGGGGCAATGTATCGGTCGCGCTATCTTGAATCTGCCGCCAATTTATCGTGATGTAGTTCAGCTTCGAGATATCGATGAATTGGATGTTCAGGAAACAGCGACAGTACTTGGAATCACGGCAGGTTCGGTAAAAGTAAGACTGCATCGAGCACGCGCCATGTTGCAAAAAGAACTTGCCCCGGTCTTACAAATGTTTGCACCAAAGAAGCGTGGACTTTTCGGGAGGCGCGTATGAAGATCGATTGCAGACACGTCTGGGATTATATCTCCGCATATATAGATGGAGATGTAGATTCCTTGCTGCGCGCCGAGATCGATCGTCACTTGGAGCACTGCGAAATTTGTTCGGCTGTAATGGATTCCACACGTAATGTTGTCGTGTTGGTGGCCGATGAACGTATCTTTGAGATTCCATCCGGTTACGAAGAACGGCTGCATCAGCGCCTCGACGCAGTTCTGGCGGCAGAGCCATAGGAATAAGAATGGCCTTGCCGCCTGAATTGGTTCAAATATAAACATTCATAATGCAATCTGCCTGAGGCCGAGAATCGTACTTGTTTTGAGGGAGATAAGGCTGTTTCAATAGAATCCGTCTTAATGCTTGCCTCTTTGAAGCAGAGAGACGTAACTGTCACCCTATTCGTCGGGCATGTAAGGCAGTTGCCAGCAATATCAAAATTGCCCCAATGTTTTTTCTTTGTACCTTGTAACTTTTGTATTGCGCTTTCACTCCTAAGGGGCGAACACTGTTCCTGCGGAAGCACACGAGTCATCGAGTGCTTCTGCTATGCAGCAACCAGCGGAGCATTCTCCGCTCATCAACCAATAGCGAGGACAAACACAGATGAAAACTTCAATGAATGCACTTCTGCTCACCGCAGCTCTCTCCGGTCTGGTGAGCGGCACTTCGCTCGCAGCTCAGCCTACCTCCAATGGCGCATCTGCGGCCACGACCACTGCCTCTTCAAACTCCGCAGTAGCAGGCGTACGTTATGTGGGTATGGCCGACAAGCCAGCCAAGCACTCGTGTAAAGGCAAAAACGACTGCAAGGGACAGGGCGGCTGCAAAGCCGGCGACAATGGCTGCAAAGGCAAGAATAGCTGCAAGGGCAAGGGCGGTTGCGCTACCGATGGCACCAAGCCACCCAAGGTTGCCTAAGGCGTCTATCCGCAATCTCGTTTCATGCGAGATGCAATGTCACCGGGGACAGATCCTATCTGTCTCCGGTGCTGCTTAGGATGTTTTGCCGAGACGATATCACCTGAAATATAGAGGCTATGTATGGCGGGAAATCGATTCAACGGATTTCAAAATCACGGTGTAGGCATCGGGCTTCGCATCCCTCATTACGACCATATCTTTTCGCATAAGCCCGCCGTCGATTGGTTTGAAATCATCTCGGAAAATTACATGATCGATGGTGGTCGCCCGCTGCATATGCTCGATCGCATCATGGAGCAATACAAAGTCGTTCAGCACGGCGTCTCCATGTATTTCGGCTCGTCACAAGCTCCGGATCGTGAGCATCTCAGCCGACTCAAGACACTTACAAAGCGCACCCATACGCCCTGGCTCTCCGATCATCTCTGCTGGGGAAGCATCGACGGCACTTACTCGCATGATCTGTTGCCTCTACCCTACACGTGGGAAGCAGTAGAGAAGACGGCGGCCCGCATCCGCGAAGTGCAGGACTTTCTTGAGATCCCAATCGCTGTAGAAAATGTGAGCAGTTACGCCGAGTTCACCTTCTCTGAAATGACCGAATGGGAGTTCCTCAATGAAGTAGTCGAGCGCGCTGACTGCGGCATACTTCTCGATGTAAATAATATTTATGTCTCCTCGGTCAATCACAACTTTGCGCCCATGGATTATGTGAACGCAGTGCCTGCTGAGCGTGTTGCGCAAATCCACATCGCCGGTCACAGCCGCTACGAAAAGTACATCCTCGATACTCATGATCATCCCGTGATAGAGCCTGTATGGGACTTATACGCACGAGCCATAGAGCGCTGCGGACCTACGCCAACATTGCTCGAATGGGATGATCGCATCCCGGCATTTGATGAAGTTCACGCCGAGGCCCGCAAGGCTGAAAAGTATCTGCAGCCAGCCCAGTCAAAGGAACTTGTACCCGAATTGATTGGAGCTGCGAAATGAATCTCGAGCAACTGCAAAGAGCCATGGCCGCAGCCGTGATGCAACCACTTACTCGAGATGAAGAGATGCAATCGCATGACGCGGCCGGTAGAGGAATGGATGAGGTTGCTTCCGAGTTCATCAAACCCAATGATCGCCTGACTGCATTTGAGCGCTTGGAAATTTATAACCGCCAATACTGGTTTCGTCTCCAGGGAACCTTCGCTGAAGACTTTCCCGCGCTGCGCGCAGTGATCGGTCCAGAGCGTTTTGAGGTATTGACGAATGCTTATCTTGAGGCACATCCAAGCCGGTCCTTTTCTCTCAGAAATCTCGGCTCCAATCTGCTCGAATGGCTCACAAGCAATCCTCAATGGGCTGGCCCGCAAATAGCGTTAGCACTCGATGTCGTGCGTGTTGAGTGGGCATGTATTGAGGCCTTTGACAACGCAGAATATCAACCATTGAACCTCGCAGAGATCTCACAACTCGGCGCCGATTCAAAGCTGACATTGCAACCGCATCTTCAATTACTCGCGCTGAGTTATCCCGCTGACAGCCTTGTACTTGAGCTACACCAGAAGCAGAGGCGGGAATCGAGCGAAGCTGGAACTCGCAGCGACATCGAAGATTCCATTCCATATACACGGATACGTCTGCGCAAACGTGCGACGTGGCTGGCCATTCATCGTGCTGACCTATCGGTGTATTACAAGAGCCTTACGCGTCCGGAGTTTCTTACTCTCTCTGCACTGCGAAACGGTTCCACGCTCCCCGATGCTCTTGAGGCGGGGTTCGAAGGTTCACGCATGGCAACAGCCACCCGCATCAACGCCGTGCGCGAATGGTTTACTCATTGGGCTGAGCTTGGCTGGATCTGCCGACCGGAAGCCGATACTAATTCGAAATTAGGATAGCCATGCCAAACAAATCATCTCTCGCACATCTCGGAAACCTCTACGCTTCAGCCGTGTCCTTCCTGAACCTCGGCCAACCCTTGCTGCTTCTGGCGGTCCGTCTTTATTGGGGATGGCAACTCATGCAATCGGGCTGGGGGAAATTGCATCACATCGCGCAGGTCACCGATTTCTTTACCTCGCTCGGCCTGCCGCAGCCTCACCTGACGGCCATTCTCGTCTCGCTCCTTGAACTCGTCGGAGGCGCTCTTTTCACCCTCGGTCTTGGCAGTAGAATCATAAGCCTGATGCTCTTTATCAACATGTGCGTCGCTTATTGGACGGCAGATAGGGAAGCGCTTGGCGCAATCTTCAGCGACCCAGGAAAGTTCTATAACGCCGACCCATATACCTTCTGGTTTTCGTCTCTCATGGTTCTTGTTTTTGGACCAGGAGTGTGGGCTATCGATACCCTGATTCGACGATTTTCCCGTCGCGAAACTCTTGATTCGACCATCTACTGAACGCTTGTACGCAATCAACCCATCTCTTCGGGATATCATTTGTAAATCCGCAATCCATTCAATTGAATATCCCGAAGCGGATGAGGGCATCTTTGCGAATCGCGTACGTATTGACCACGCTCGGAATCGGCGGCGCGGAAAAACAAGTAATCTCTCTCGCTGAACGAATGGCCGCAAAAGGCCACATCGTCACGCTGATCCTTCTCAAACATTCCTCTGCTGAAGAGTGGCCGGTAAAGCTCCCGGTTATGCGTCTGAACATGCAGAAGACTCCACGCAGTATTTTGAATGGTCTGCGCTTCGCCGCGCAATTCCTCGCTATATTCCGTCCTGACGTCCTTCATAGCCATACATTTCCTGCGAACATATTTTCCCGGTTACTGCGATGGCGAGGTGTAACAGCGGCTACTGTGAATACCATCCACAATATTTACGAGGGTGGCTGGCATCGAATGCTGCTGTATCGAATGACCGACCGCTTTGCCGATGTCGTGACCGCTGTGAGTCTCGCGGCAAAGGCAAGGTTCATTCGCACACATGCAGTCGCGGCAAAAAAGATGTTCCTCGTCACCAATGGCATCGATACAGCAGCGTTCGTTCCTGAGCGTTCCAGTCGCGACAACATGCGTAAGCAAAGGCATGTTGTCGATGCATTTGTATGGCTGGCCATCGGCCGTCTTGTGCCCGCAAAGGATTATCCGAACCTGCTCCGCGCCTTCACAATCGTTCGTCTACAGCATTCAAACGCGGTCCTATGGATAGCTGGCGAAGGAGATCAAGCAGGCATTGAGTCGGGCCCAGAGACAATGCATGAAGTCCATTTCCTCGGGCTGCGACGCGACATTCCAACTCTGCTGGATGCTGCCGATGGCTTCGTCCTATCGTCTGCATGGGAAGGGATGCCGTTAGTCATGGGCGAAGCTATGGCCATGCAAAAACCAATTGTTGCAACTGACGTGGGCGGTGTCCGCGAGTTGCTGGGCGAGACCGGAGAGGTAGTTGCAGCAAAGAACAGTCAGGCACTGGCAGGCGCAATGTTAAACACAATGGCCCAATCAAATCGAGAGCGTCGCGAGATGGGAACCCGCGCCAGAGAGCGCGTTTCGTCGCTTTTCTCAATGGATGCGAAAGCAGAGGAATGGCAATCTCTATACGAACGCGTCATAGCTCAGGAGAAGGAATGAGCAAGTTGCAAAAGCATCTCCAGAACTTGATCGTAGATAAGAAGAACATCCGTCACTCCTTAGCGGTCGCCGCCATTCTACGTGTGATCCTGATGCTCATTACGTATCTGCGCACCGGAACAGCCGTCATGACCCAGGGCGATACGGCCAGCTATCTTGAGCCGGGCCGCAATCTTATCCTGCATGGTATGTATACCAGCGGAGGTCTGCCTGAAATCGATCGCACGCCAGGCTATCCGCTGTTTGTAAATCTCACGGGGATGTTGTTCAACAACGCTCTCACCGTAGTTGTCTGTCAGATTGCGTTGTCTTTAATCTCACTCATTCTTATAAGTCGAATCACGACTCGAACTTTTCGCAATCAACGCGCAGGCATGATTGCAGCATGGCTTTATGCCATTGAACCAGTGTCTCTCATGTATACAACACGGCTCATGCCGGAGACGCTTTTTACCGCGCTATTATTACTCGTAATCGACCGGCTGCTCGCCTATCGCTCATCTGGAAAGATACGCGCAATCGCAATGGCCGGGCTCGCACTTGCAGCGGCAACTTATGTACGCCCGGTCAGTTACTATCTCGTATTTGCATTGGCAATCGGACTGGCAATCATAACTGCGGCAGGGAAGCCCAACTGGTGGAAGTCTCCTGCTGTTCTGCTTCTGACCTGTCTCCCATTGCTTGTCTTGTGGCAGGTTCGTAACGGGATTGAAACGGGCTATCACGGCTTCTCCAGCATCGTCGAAAAGAACCTCTACTTCTATCAGTCAGCAGAGATCACTGCCGAGCTAAACCACATCTCGCTGCTTGAACAGCAGAGCAGGCTGGCCTATTCCGATGAGTCAAGATTCCTTGCGATTCATCCTGAACTACGTAACAGCAGCCAAGCCCAGCGGCTATCGATGATGCATCACGACGCGGCGACGATCCTTACCGCGAACCGCTTACTCTATCTCAAGTCGCACATGGCAGGCGTGGGCGTTGTAGCCTTTACTCCCTGCGCGGCAGAGTTGTTGGAACTGCTCGGTGCATACCCCAGCGACCATGCAATGCCTCGCCGCGTCCTGAACGAAGGCATCCTGCATTCCCTCATTGTTGTAATTGCCTTACATCCAGCTGTGGCAGCTACGATGTGCGTTCTTGAAGGAATACTGTTGCTGCTCTACGTCTTGTCTGTGATTGGAATAGGGAAGGGTTCTGCGGATCGATATTGTCTTGCAGTTCTCATTGGAGTCGCAATGTATTTTCTCCTGATCTCAGGAGGTGCTCAGGCGGTCGGACGTTATCGTTTGCCCATCATGCCTGTGATCTGTGTACTGGCGGCGGGAGGAATTACGACATTGCAAAGCAAAAAACGTGGGGTCTCAACCACTGACCCCACGCCTGTTTTTTAGAAGCTGAAAACTGCCTGTAGAAAGACTCGGCGCGCCGCGGAACCTTGCGAGAATATACCCTGCGCAAGACTTTGTGACTTGCCAAAAATATCGGTTGTATTGTCTTTGGCCAATACTCCCGGTGCGATGGCCGTGCCGTTCGGTGTGCCGTAGTCGATGTTGTTAAACAAGTTCAATGCCTGAACACTGAAGTTCAAGTTGTACCTGCGATTCGACGCCGTGCTCCCAAACATTCCGCCCGGACCACCACGCCCACCACCACCGAATCCGCCGGGGCCAAAGCCACCGCCTGGTCCGCCGCGTCCGCCACCGCCGCCTCCATTACCGCGGCCTCCTTGGGGTCCACCGCCCTGCCCACCCTGATTCGCATTCGGATCGGCTTTTACGAGCTTTGGCCCTATGCCAAACGAGCGGCTGACACGCAGGTTTACTGCCACTGCTGCCGGACCGTTTCCAGCATTCATTGCAATCAGCTTTTCGCCTGCCACTGGAGTTGTGTCGAGGCATCCATACGATGTTTGTTTGTATTGCATGGAGTCAGGTGTGCAATTGGAAGATGCAACCAGTCCCGGCCGGTCATTACGGAAGGTATCGCCATTCAGGTCGTTGGCAACAACGATGTTGAATGGCTTACCCGACTGCGCAACCAGAAAAGGATTGAAGCGAATGCCCCACGGGCCAGAATAACTCCCGACTAGAAACAGGCTGTTCCGCGAAACGAAACCGGCCCGACCGTAGTCCTGGCTGAGGTTAAGTGAGTTGGATGCAGTCGATCCCGCTGCTCCATTCGAATTTGCGAAACTAAGTGTATAGAAACCAAACACATTGAAGTTAGGAGAGAAACGGGCATTCGTATTCAGGATGAGCTGATCCTGCTTGAATACGCCTTCCGGGAAAAACTGGTACACGTTTCCAAGCGCGGCGTTGTAGTCGGGAAAGTACGGCGCGTTCGCATTGATCTCCACGAGTTGATGCACGCCGGTCGAGTGAAGATACGTCAGAGTCGCAGTCTGCGCCTTTGAAACCTGACGCTCAAGGCTTGCTCCAAATTGCTGCGTATATGGCGAGCGATAATTCGGTGCAACTTCATACTTGCTTCGAGCTGCTACGGTTCCGGTACCGCATGTCGTGGGGTTGAACGTAGTCTGGCTTGCCTGGAAGCAGTTCGCAAGATAGGTAGGATCGCTGCCGTCTGTAGGCGGAGCCAAGGTGAATTGCTCCTGGATACTGGCTCGATTGATCGTCAGGAAATCAGGCACCAGCATCCGGTCGTAGAAGATACCGTATCCAGCGCGCAAAACTGTTTTTGCCTGCTTCCCATGTCTGCCGTCCAACGCCCACGCCATTGAGACGCGAGGCGCCCAGTCGCTGTGATCGGAGACATGATTCTGCGACTCCCACCGCAGACCGCCGGAGAGTGTAAGGTTCCGGTTGAACTTCCAGTCATCCTGTACGAAGAGCGCCGCGTCAAACAAATTTGCAACCGCTCCCTGCACACCAGTCGCATAGGTCAACTGCGAAGGATTTGCCGTTGTAGGATGTGCGATCGCGTTTTGATAATCGGCTAGAGTGTCAAACGTAAAGTTCCCATTGAAGCCGGAGTTTGCTGAATTTGCATCACGAGAGTCGCGAAGACGTGTTCCAAACTTGATGGCATGTTTCCCAAGCGACATCGTCGTCAAGTTCTGAAACTCCAGGTTGTCCGTGTGATCGTGGCTTGACTGCCCTGAAGCGCCACCTGTCGAAAACGAATTGTTTACATTGATCGTCGGAGTACTGCTGACTGGAGTGGTGGAAGAGATCGAATGCTCATACTGGAACCGCGTCTCATTCACAATATGATCATTGATAATTTGCGTATCGCTGATCTGAATGTTGTTATCGGTGGATGTTTCCGAAGTTGCGCCATCCGGAGTCTGCGTCGCGCCAAGCTCACCGGACTCGCTGTTTCTAAAGAGCTGATATCGCATCGTCAGAGTATTTTTCTGACCCAACTGGAGATCGATGCGCGGAGAAACATTGGTGCGCGAGCGTGGGTTTGAAATACTTCCAGATCCGATAGGCGTGTCATACACGGTTAGATTGTTGATCGCCCTATGCTCGGCGGACACGAAAAAAGAGGCTTTCTTCGAAAGCGATCCGTTCAGCGTTCCGTTGTACTGGTAGCTGTCATACGGCTCTGTGGTCTTGGTGAACGGATTCCCGGTATTGAAAGAACTATCATTTCCCTGGATCAGGAATTGACCATGCAATTTATCTGTACCGGGTTTGGTCAGAATTTCGATTCGGCCAAAGCCCAGACGATCATACTCCGCAGAGTAAGGATTCTGGTTTACTCGAATCTCGCGAATGGAAGACTTCGGTGGCAACTGTCCATTGCTGAAGCCGTCAATATAGATCTGTCCGCCATTCGGACCAGCCGATGGACCAGCCAATGCTGAAAGCTCATTCGAGAGCTCATCCGGATCATCCGATAACGCTTCCAGATCCTTGCCCTTGATCACCAGGCTGTTTGCATTGCTGTCTGCATCGACACTTACCGTCGGAGTCTCGTCCGTAACAACCACATTCTGTTGCTCAGTCTGGATAGCCATCGAGATATCGATGCGCTTGACCTGGCCCGCCGTCAAAGTAATCGCCTGCGAAGAGAAGGGCGCGAAACCATCGGTGACAGCCATGATGGAATAAGCACCCGGAGCCAGCGTGTGGATCTCATATTTTCCCGCTGCGTCGGCCGTCGCTTTGGCGACAATCTTGCCCCCTGCGTCATTCACCGTCACGGTGGTTCCGGGAATCAGAGCACCGGACGGATCTGTGACCGTTCCATGTACAGAGGCCTGCGAAGTCGCGTTTCCAGCAATCGTAGCCGGCGCTTGAGGTGTTGTTTGAGCTATCCCATAGTGCGCCAGCAAAAGTAGGCCGCCTAGAATAGCTATCGAGTATGTTCGTTTTGAGTACACGTATCCCCCATCACAAAGTAAAGCATTCAAATCAATGTCAGTTATTGAGCTGATTCAGCTCCACCGGAACTCATGCTCCAGTTGGAGAGCAGCATGTTTTGTGTTGAAGCAGGAGCTTCTAGCAATGGCTCAACACCAGCCAGCAGCGTAATCGCTGTTACGTCGCCTGTTCCTTCCGTCGAAACCAGCATCACTGCATCTCCCTTTTGCAAGTCTGCGAGATGAATTGCAGGTGCCCGATTCAACATTTGTTGCATATCTCCGCCACCTGCGCGAGCTGAACGGCCATTTTCTCCAGATGCCTGTGTCGCGCCTGGTTGAGCACCCTGGGGAGATTGCTGAGTTCCTTGTCCACCACCTGCCGGGCTGCCAGCAGCGCCAGCTTTTCCCGCTGTCGAAGCGCCCTCGCCAGGCTTCGTAATATTTGCCAGCCGTTTCGCCATCATCTCCGGCAGTTTGCGCATCTGTGCATCTGGACCGACATGCACGGTAACAGTCTGCTTGGTGGCCAGATCTTTCAGCGAAAGCGTCATCGCCCCTTGATTCACAGCAATGATGGTGCCTGAGATGTTGCGGAAGCTGCCGGAAACAATCTCTTCTGCGGCTACATCTGT
Coding sequences:
- a CDS encoding MATE family efflux transporter, which encodes MSYWYRRVFQLAIPLILSNLTQPLLSTVDTILSGHLPGAAALGGVAMGGIFFNAVFWTFAFLRMSTTGLVAQARGAGQHDHLQLHFLRALVSAFLIGAIIVALRAPLISLSLHVLGAGNGVLQNAQIYCRIRIWAAPAALANYAILGYLLGRQRARTALLLQAMINAVNVGVALFLVLHLQWGLAGIATATMVADISGCVLGLAICYQLRPAQAQFRGQELVEKLLHGPSLRHLFTLNRDILLRTLGLVAAYGAFTRVGARAGDTVLAANAVLMNFHWIASYGLDGFANATEALVGEAIGARRIDHFRAVLRASTTAAFIVASVISLTWLGFGSRLIPLFTNQPEVRQLALQFLPWAVLLPVISVWGFQLDGVFIGATHARDLRDSMLLSLAGFLGLVFVLAPRFGNNGLWGAFAVFMSLRGLTLGMRLPRIYQMLARMPAQIPGLTP
- a CDS encoding RNA polymerase sigma factor is translated as MTQINMQINTDSKNPDSVLEMIARILAGEKQLFHTLIRPVERAVFVMLFMLLHNETDAEDAAQETFIKIYRNLHAFRGDAKFSTWALSIARNEGLALLRKRARRPEEPLESQLDESSGDFTPALLTDWREVPLEALERKELGQCIGRAILNLPPIYRDVVQLRDIDELDVQETATVLGITAGSVKVRLHRARAMLQKELAPVLQMFAPKKRGLFGRRV
- a CDS encoding anti-sigma factor family protein, with the translated sequence MKIDCRHVWDYISAYIDGDVDSLLRAEIDRHLEHCEICSAVMDSTRNVVVLVADERIFEIPSGYEERLHQRLDAVLAAEP
- the bufB gene encoding MNIO family bufferin maturase is translated as MAGNRFNGFQNHGVGIGLRIPHYDHIFSHKPAVDWFEIISENYMIDGGRPLHMLDRIMEQYKVVQHGVSMYFGSSQAPDREHLSRLKTLTKRTHTPWLSDHLCWGSIDGTYSHDLLPLPYTWEAVEKTAARIREVQDFLEIPIAVENVSSYAEFTFSEMTEWEFLNEVVERADCGILLDVNNIYVSSVNHNFAPMDYVNAVPAERVAQIHIAGHSRYEKYILDTHDHPVIEPVWDLYARAIERCGPTPTLLEWDDRIPAFDEVHAEARKAEKYLQPAQSKELVPELIGAAK
- a CDS encoding HvfC/BufC N-terminal domain-containing protein, which gives rise to MNLEQLQRAMAAAVMQPLTRDEEMQSHDAAGRGMDEVASEFIKPNDRLTAFERLEIYNRQYWFRLQGTFAEDFPALRAVIGPERFEVLTNAYLEAHPSRSFSLRNLGSNLLEWLTSNPQWAGPQIALALDVVRVEWACIEAFDNAEYQPLNLAEISQLGADSKLTLQPHLQLLALSYPADSLVLELHQKQRRESSEAGTRSDIEDSIPYTRIRLRKRATWLAIHRADLSVYYKSLTRPEFLTLSALRNGSTLPDALEAGFEGSRMATATRINAVREWFTHWAELGWICRPEADTNSKLG
- a CDS encoding DoxX family protein, coding for MPNKSSLAHLGNLYASAVSFLNLGQPLLLLAVRLYWGWQLMQSGWGKLHHIAQVTDFFTSLGLPQPHLTAILVSLLELVGGALFTLGLGSRIISLMLFINMCVAYWTADREALGAIFSDPGKFYNADPYTFWFSSLMVLVFGPGVWAIDTLIRRFSRRETLDSTIY
- a CDS encoding glycosyltransferase: MRIAYVLTTLGIGGAEKQVISLAERMAAKGHIVTLILLKHSSAEEWPVKLPVMRLNMQKTPRSILNGLRFAAQFLAIFRPDVLHSHTFPANIFSRLLRWRGVTAATVNTIHNIYEGGWHRMLLYRMTDRFADVVTAVSLAAKARFIRTHAVAAKKMFLVTNGIDTAAFVPERSSRDNMRKQRHVVDAFVWLAIGRLVPAKDYPNLLRAFTIVRLQHSNAVLWIAGEGDQAGIESGPETMHEVHFLGLRRDIPTLLDAADGFVLSSAWEGMPLVMGEAMAMQKPIVATDVGGVRELLGETGEVVAAKNSQALAGAMLNTMAQSNRERREMGTRARERVSSLFSMDAKAEEWQSLYERVIAQEKE
- a CDS encoding glycosyltransferase family 39 protein, which encodes MSKLQKHLQNLIVDKKNIRHSLAVAAILRVILMLITYLRTGTAVMTQGDTASYLEPGRNLILHGMYTSGGLPEIDRTPGYPLFVNLTGMLFNNALTVVVCQIALSLISLILISRITTRTFRNQRAGMIAAWLYAIEPVSLMYTTRLMPETLFTALLLLVIDRLLAYRSSGKIRAIAMAGLALAAATYVRPVSYYLVFALAIGLAIITAAGKPNWWKSPAVLLLTCLPLLVLWQVRNGIETGYHGFSSIVEKNLYFYQSAEITAELNHISLLEQQSRLAYSDESRFLAIHPELRNSSQAQRLSMMHHDAATILTANRLLYLKSHMAGVGVVAFTPCAAELLELLGAYPSDHAMPRRVLNEGILHSLIVVIALHPAVAATMCVLEGILLLLYVLSVIGIGKGSADRYCLAVLIGVAMYFLLISGGAQAVGRYRLPIMPVICVLAAGGITTLQSKKRGVSTTDPTPVF
- a CDS encoding TonB-dependent receptor yields the protein MYSKRTYSIAILGGLLLLAHYGIAQTTPQAPATIAGNATSQASVHGTVTDPSGALIPGTTVTVNDAGGKIVAKATADAAGKYEIHTLAPGAYSIMAVTDGFAPFSSQAITLTAGQVKRIDISMAIQTEQQNVVVTDETPTVSVDADSNANSLVIKGKDLEALSDDPDELSNELSALAGPSAGPNGGQIYIDGFSNGQLPPKSSIREIRVNQNPYSAEYDRLGFGRIEILTKPGTDKLHGQFLIQGNDSSFNTGNPFTKTTEPYDSYQYNGTLNGSLSKKASFFVSAEHRAINNLTVYDTPIGSGSISNPRSRTNVSPRIDLQLGQKNTLTMRYQLFRNSESGELGATQTPDGATSETSTDNNIQISDTQIINDHIVNETRFQYEHSISSTTPVSSTPTINVNNSFSTGGASGQSSHDHTDNLEFQNLTTMSLGKHAIKFGTRLRDSRDANSANSGFNGNFTFDTLADYQNAIAHPTTANPSQLTYATGVQGAVANLFDAALFVQDDWKFNRNLTLSGGLRWESQNHVSDHSDWAPRVSMAWALDGRHGKQAKTVLRAGYGIFYDRMLVPDFLTINRASIQEQFTLAPPTDGSDPTYLANCFQASQTTFNPTTCGTGTVAARSKYEVAPNYRSPYTQQFGASLERQVSKAQTATLTYLHSTGVHQLVEINANAPYFPDYNAALGNVYQFFPEGVFKQDQLILNTNARFSPNFNVFGFYTLSFANSNGAAGSTASNSLNLSQDYGRAGFVSRNSLFLVGSYSGPWGIRFNPFLVAQSGKPFNIVVANDLNGDTFRNDRPGLVASSNCTPDSMQYKQTSYGCLDTTPVAGEKLIAMNAGNGPAAVAVNLRVSRSFGIGPKLVKADPNANQGGQGGGPQGGRGNGGGGGGRGGPGGGFGPGGFGGGGRGGPGGMFGSTASNRRYNLNFSVQALNLFNNIDYGTPNGTAIAPGVLAKDNTTDIFGKSQSLAQGIFSQGSAARRVFLQAVFSF